GGTGCTAGAGAATATGGGGTTCGGGCACAAATGGATAAATATCATTGCACTTTTGTTTGCCTCTTCCAGCCCCAGAATTATGTTGAATGGCAGCCCTGGAAACCTATTCTATCACCGTCGTGGGCTGCGGCAAGGAGACCCTCTGTCTCCACTTTTGATCATTCTGGCGATGGAGCCCCTTCAAAGATTGCTTGAGTTGGCAACATTGCATCAAGTCATCTCGCCTTTAAAGTTGCATGCAGCTCAGTTAAGGGTCAGCTTCTATGCAGAAGACGCGGCACTCTTCGTCAACCCAAAGAAGGAGGGCATCTCGGCAATTCAACATATCCTACATTTATTTGGCAATGCATCTGGGTTGCATACTAGTATCCACAAATGCGTGGCATACCCTGTTGCTTGCAATAACATTGACTTATCTGAGATTCTGCAAGACTTCGGTGGTTCCCAGGGGTCTTTCGCCTGTCGCTACCTTGGGCTGCCTTTGGGTTACAGAAAGCCAAGAATGGTGGAGGTGCAGCCTTTGTTGGACAAACTGGCTGGCCGCCTGCAGGGCTGGGTGGGAAAGTTGATGAACCGAACTGGCATGCTAACTCTAGTGAATGTCGTCCTAACGGCCACAGCTGCATATTTTCTGTCAGCATTCCCTGTTGATAAGTGGTTTATCAAGAAAGTGGATAAGCTGCGCCGTGGTTTTCTATGGGCAGCCGAGGAGGAGG
This region of Lolium perenne isolate Kyuss_39 chromosome 2, Kyuss_2.0, whole genome shotgun sequence genomic DNA includes:
- the LOC139835678 gene encoding uncharacterized protein, yielding MEPLQRLLELATLHQVISPLKLHAAQLRVSFYAEDAALFVNPKKEGISAIQHILHLFGNASGLHTSIHKCVAYPVACNNIDLSEILQDFGGSQGSFACRYLGLPLGYRKPRMVEVQPLLDKLAGRLQGWVGKLMNRTGMLTLVNVVLTATAAYFLSAFPVDKWFIKKVDKLRRGFLWAAEEEAKGGKCMVNWRKICAPRRFGGLGIKDIQNFGRALRLRWEWL